One genomic window of Borrelia coriaceae includes the following:
- a CDS encoding DUF1463 family protein — MSQYYDLSNIVFFIGGVEIQGGKLELTSEPTTRAVASSEDRGFPVISFRDPRTIVFIFNIEVTIGSYEYKLLTKLAKDQFYDISKSKNAKMLSLAFNDLQDIKIISQYAFFSEEPSRNYSAEAEKVTFEIRAVNCTVDAPNNN; from the coding sequence ATGTCACAATATTATGATTTATCAAATATAGTTTTTTTCATTGGTGGGGTTGAAATTCAAGGTGGGAAATTAGAACTCACAAGTGAACCTACAACAAGAGCAGTAGCTAGTAGTGAAGACAGAGGTTTTCCTGTAATTAGCTTTAGAGACCCTAGAACAATTGTTTTTATATTCAACATAGAAGTTACAATTGGATCTTATGAGTACAAACTGCTAACAAAGCTTGCAAAAGACCAATTTTATGATATTAGTAAAAGTAAAAATGCAAAGATGTTATCTTTAGCATTCAATGATTTACAAGACATCAAAATCATATCTCAATATGCATTCTTTTCAGAAGAACCATCTAGAAATTACTCAGCTGAAGCTGAAAAAGTTACTTTTGAAATAAGAGCAGTTAACTGTACAGTTGATGCTCCCAACAATAATTAA
- a CDS encoding DUF1322 family protein yields MKSNSNEYMKLFNETKHSYFNLLEKIKKNKYFFPIIMGICSVNEVKKLNYKDLMEVNKISELKLEKQIFEMFLSKGIL; encoded by the coding sequence ATGAAAAGCAATAGTAATGAATATATGAAACTATTCAATGAAACTAAGCATTCATATTTTAATCTACTTGAAAAGATAAAAAAGAACAAATATTTTTTTCCAATTATCATGGGTATTTGTAGTGTCAATGAAGTAAAAAAATTAAATTATAAAGATTTAATGGAAGTTAATAAAATATCTGAACTTAAACTTGAAAAACAAATATTTGAAATGTTTCTTAGTAAAGGTATATTATGA
- a CDS encoding DUF759 family protein — protein MNDTNFTIKFKGVLDHAITRKALEQDIAKLEKLIKPKRTSLGSTKDILKHNLSQKKTELSKQTKYERLRENVEKFRLKETKKLVKLGYKFEDARKKAFKRSLMSDKDMRQLEYEEMKSGKHKDAALRKAMKKRMSAGGGPGVGGIALGTALGAAVGGAAAMVAQGAFDFALGALEKKAKVSKLGAVTSRLFTKGEKSLIDQNLKDLSGFEGDLEREEFLNAAGVLRKELQFLGQNTQQNLQSAVMFAARLKSTGVVEDSSSAVTAVVEFLQGKSGPLYDIMSSFKEFTNKYNEQSKMEYNTLATSQALEYRVDQLKEVIKDWNLLGIPNYTSTTEKTKSSIKKTQEKVSELTSKALQPLLDAVLKIVEWAEGFSFKTHISDPLIESLKSFFGNINEWLKKMTMKMLKLVLPSWVYKSFFGSDDETDHSHSPLSSTDTETKLETDASIKTPG, from the coding sequence ATGAATGATACAAACTTCACAATTAAATTTAAGGGTGTACTTGATCATGCAATAACTCGTAAGGCCTTAGAACAAGACATAGCTAAACTTGAAAAGTTAATTAAACCCAAAAGAACATCCCTTGGAAGTACAAAAGACATATTAAAACATAACTTATCTCAAAAGAAAACTGAACTATCCAAACAAACAAAATATGAACGCTTAAGAGAAAATGTAGAAAAATTTAGACTTAAAGAAACTAAAAAACTTGTTAAGCTAGGATACAAATTTGAAGATGCTAGGAAAAAAGCATTCAAGCGTTCACTCATGTCTGATAAAGATATGAGACAATTGGAATATGAAGAAATGAAAAGTGGAAAGCATAAAGACGCAGCGCTTCGTAAAGCTATGAAAAAACGTATGAGTGCTGGTGGTGGGCCGGGTGTTGGTGGCATTGCGCTTGGAACTGCCCTTGGAGCTGCAGTGGGTGGTGCTGCTGCAATGGTCGCTCAAGGCGCATTTGATTTCGCCCTTGGAGCGTTAGAAAAAAAAGCAAAAGTAAGTAAGTTAGGAGCAGTTACTTCAAGACTATTTACAAAAGGTGAAAAAAGCTTAATTGATCAAAATCTCAAAGACCTCTCAGGATTTGAAGGTGATTTAGAAAGAGAAGAATTCTTAAATGCAGCTGGGGTTCTTAGAAAAGAATTACAATTCTTAGGTCAGAATACTCAACAGAATCTTCAAAGTGCAGTAATGTTTGCTGCTAGGCTTAAATCTACTGGGGTTGTTGAGGATAGTAGTTCTGCTGTTACAGCAGTAGTTGAATTCCTACAAGGAAAAAGCGGGCCTCTTTATGATATTATGAGCTCATTTAAAGAATTTACTAATAAATATAATGAACAATCCAAAATGGAATATAACACACTAGCAACAAGTCAAGCTCTTGAGTATAGAGTGGATCAACTAAAAGAAGTAATTAAGGATTGGAATTTACTAGGGATTCCTAACTACACAAGTACAACGGAAAAGACTAAATCCAGCATAAAAAAGACGCAGGAAAAAGTTTCAGAACTTACTTCGAAGGCTTTACAACCATTACTTGATGCTGTACTTAAGATAGTAGAATGGGCTGAAGGTTTTTCATTTAAAACTCATATTTCAGATCCTTTAATCGAATCACTAAAAAGTTTTTTCGGTAATATAAACGAATGGCTAAAAAAGATGACAATGAAAATGCTTAAATTAGTATTACCTAGTTGGGTTTACAAATCATTTTTTGGAAGCGATGATGAAACAGATCATAGCCATTCACCACTCTCAAGTACTGATACTGAAACAAAATTAGAAACAGACGCAAGTATAAAAACACCAGGATAG
- a CDS encoding DUF792 family protein, with the protein MISQFTTDFIHQYKDASPVKATLDFLNLTPSQVTSILKETFNEFSSVFMAYNFLILCPRMDFKGLGYVPQGFFILPKTELISSSYSTTCSKRPVIDYYTRKAGYVSYNPIFTGEIITLNNGILTSAYKEMLEWSVNNASGRSIFPHTSNLSKQQLINRVEASVPFTLYSPSLGFRGVVAITSLTLRDTVYLDEVEISLTLEVLKTFQVYKG; encoded by the coding sequence ATGATATCACAATTTACAACAGATTTTATTCATCAATATAAAGACGCATCACCAGTAAAGGCAACACTAGATTTCTTAAATCTCACGCCATCTCAAGTGACAAGTATTCTTAAAGAAACATTTAATGAGTTTTCTAGTGTGTTTATGGCATATAATTTCTTAATTCTATGTCCAAGAATGGACTTTAAGGGACTTGGATACGTACCACAAGGTTTTTTTATTTTACCTAAAACTGAACTGATAAGTTCAAGCTATAGTACAACATGCTCTAAAAGGCCCGTAATTGACTACTACACACGCAAAGCAGGATATGTAAGCTACAATCCAATTTTCACTGGTGAAATTATCACATTAAATAATGGAATACTAACCAGTGCATATAAAGAAATGCTTGAATGGTCAGTTAATAACGCATCGGGCAGGTCAATTTTTCCACATACTAGTAATTTATCAAAACAACAACTTATTAATAGAGTTGAAGCAAGTGTACCATTTACTCTGTACAGCCCATCTTTAGGATTTAGAGGCGTAGTTGCCATTACATCTCTTACACTTAGAGACACAGTATACCTTGATGAGGTTGAAATTAGTCTTACATTAGAAGTTCTTAAAACATTTCAAGTATATAAGGGATGA
- a CDS encoding DUF1473 family protein has translation MITRYKMNILTKDQTHTFEVKVLPVYKWDSILGFSQNYGLEKLNELEYLKAITDLMIKPNFLDEFYFILNENRKYIAYYKDYLTAILYSIQFDTFKLDPDFKKPSFVYLSHYLNNADGFVQFDYIDDSWNYEQIIQNIKNIKI, from the coding sequence ATGATTACAAGATATAAAATGAATATATTAACCAAGGATCAAACTCACACATTTGAAGTAAAAGTGCTGCCGGTTTACAAGTGGGATTCTATATTAGGATTTTCACAAAATTATGGTCTTGAAAAACTTAATGAACTTGAATACCTAAAAGCAATAACAGATCTTATGATTAAACCTAACTTTTTAGATGAGTTTTACTTCATTTTAAATGAAAATAGAAAATACATTGCTTACTACAAAGATTATCTTACTGCAATACTTTACTCAATTCAGTTTGATACATTCAAATTAGATCCCGATTTTAAAAAACCATCATTTGTTTACTTAAGTCATTATCTAAATAATGCTGATGGGTTTGTACAATTTGATTACATTGATGATAGTTGGAATTATGAACAGATAATACAGAATATCAAAAATATCAAAATATAA